The DNA window AGTATAAACCAGAGCAGAAAACGAAACTATAGGAAAAATTTCCTAATCGCAGAAGTGGGAAGGACTAATTTTCACTAAATTGAGTAGGGTCAATCTCCTCCCCCTACTCAGTCAATGGTAACGTACCAATTATTTTGAGCCTGCCAGCAACTCAGAAACTGCGAAAGAGGATACATATTGTTGGCCCCGCTTGTCTTTCCCGGGTCATGGACCACCACTGAATCGTTCGTAATCCCTACCACCAGCATGGCATGTTTGGCTCCACCAGGACTCATATTGGAAAAGACGGCCACGAGCACTGGCTTCCCTTCCTTAAGGAAAGACCGCAAAAGTTCGACGTTTCCCATCCCGATTCGAGCAGAAATACCCTGAAACTCGAGAAAAGAACGGATATAAAATACATTGGTAAAACCGCCGTTATAGTTATTGATGGGGAGACCAAACCGGGCGTTCAACCACTCGTCAGCCGCCATAATATCCTGGGGAGTAGGTGTAGTCCCATAATAATAGGCCTTAATCATCACCGCCGAAGCAACCCCACAATTTCTGGTATTACTCCAATCCCCAGGAGGAACCTGAGGCAAAAAGGGAACATCAAGGAGAATGCGAGCGGTAGAATTCTCA is part of the Atribacterota bacterium genome and encodes:
- a CDS encoding C39 family peptidase, translated to MKKWYSLMVVGFVVVLLAGCAPQLGVVPSSPDLDSGVSARFVENSTARILLDVPFLPQVPPGDWSNTRNCGVASAVMIKAYYYGTTPTPQDIMAADEWLNARFGLPINNYNGGFTNVFYIRSFLEFQGISARIGMGNVELLRSFLKEGKPVLVAVFSNMSPGGAKHAMLVVGITNDSVVVHDPGKTSGANNMYPLSQFLSCWQAQNNWYVTID